A portion of the Flavobacterium magnum genome contains these proteins:
- a CDS encoding C40 family peptidase has product MSLTKKTLSILTLLLLFSTGHAQIITSKKEALKKGVYQKPSDRKIVAAPEKPKLIAYTDAKARDTKESRTVSKSKKAALINDTNDNDIIIESYDNYLGTQMVYNAMTFMGVRYHGGGTTTAGMDCSGMVTAVFNIFDIKLPRSSNDMSKVGQKLDRKDIRVGDLIFFRTNGRSVINHVGMVTEVNDDEIKFIHSSTQSGVIISSTKEPYYQRTFAQANRVTGTL; this is encoded by the coding sequence ATGTCCTTAACAAAGAAGACTTTATCCATCCTGACGCTTTTATTGCTGTTTTCAACGGGCCACGCCCAGATTATCACTTCGAAGAAAGAAGCCTTAAAAAAAGGGGTTTACCAGAAGCCTTCAGACAGAAAAATAGTTGCCGCTCCTGAAAAACCAAAACTCATAGCGTATACCGATGCGAAAGCGCGGGACACCAAAGAGTCCAGAACGGTTTCGAAATCTAAAAAGGCAGCGCTTATCAATGATACCAATGACAATGACATCATCATCGAGTCGTATGATAATTATCTGGGCACACAGATGGTTTACAATGCGATGACTTTTATGGGTGTCCGTTACCATGGAGGCGGGACAACAACTGCAGGAATGGATTGTTCGGGGATGGTGACAGCGGTGTTTAACATCTTTGACATCAAGTTGCCCAGGAGCTCCAACGACATGTCTAAAGTCGGCCAGAAACTCGACCGCAAGGACATCAGGGTTGGCGATCTCATTTTCTTCAGGACCAATGGAAGAAGCGTGATCAACCATGTAGGCATGGTGACTGAGGTCAACGATGATGAAATCAAATTCATACACTCTTCCACGCAAAGCGGCGTAATCATTTCTTCTACCAAAGAGCCTTATTATCAAAGGACTTTCGCTCAGGCCAATCGCGTGACTGGAACGCTGTAG
- the lpxB gene encoding lipid-A-disaccharide synthase, whose amino-acid sequence MKYYIIAGEASGDLHGSNLMKALYREDPGADIRFWGGDLMQAVGGTLVKHYRELAFMGFAEVVANLRTIFENIRRCKEDISAFRPDVIIFIDYPGFNMRIAKWAKPLGFRTFYYISPQIWAWKENRIRDIRRDVDKLFVILPFEKDFYEQKHHFPVEFVGHPLIDAIHNRKKISYADFISENQLDDAPIVAVLPGSRKQEITKMLSVMLSIANDFPDYQFVIAGAPSQDFSFYEPFLQHANVRFVSNKTYDLLTHAHAALVTSGTATLETALFKVPEVVCYKGGWISYQIAKRIITLKYISLVNLIMDKEVVTELIQDRLNRKNLKKELQKLLTPSHRTALLEQYDLLEKRLGGEGASGKTAKLIVNYLKN is encoded by the coding sequence ATGAAATATTACATCATTGCCGGCGAAGCTTCAGGAGACCTCCACGGATCCAACCTGATGAAGGCACTTTACAGGGAAGATCCCGGCGCCGACATCCGTTTCTGGGGCGGCGACCTGATGCAGGCTGTTGGCGGGACATTGGTCAAACATTACCGGGAGCTCGCTTTTATGGGCTTTGCCGAAGTCGTGGCCAACCTGCGCACTATTTTTGAAAACATCAGGCGCTGCAAGGAAGACATTTCTGCGTTCCGGCCTGACGTGATTATTTTTATCGATTATCCGGGATTCAACATGAGGATTGCCAAATGGGCAAAACCACTCGGATTCAGGACCTTTTATTATATCTCGCCGCAAATATGGGCCTGGAAGGAAAACCGCATCAGGGACATCCGTCGCGATGTGGATAAGCTTTTTGTAATCCTGCCTTTCGAAAAAGATTTCTACGAGCAGAAGCATCATTTCCCTGTCGAATTTGTAGGGCATCCGCTGATTGATGCCATACACAACCGCAAAAAAATAAGTTACGCCGATTTTATTTCTGAAAACCAACTTGACGATGCGCCGATTGTTGCGGTACTCCCTGGGAGCAGGAAGCAGGAAATTACCAAAATGCTGTCAGTGATGCTGAGCATTGCCAATGACTTTCCGGACTATCAGTTTGTGATTGCAGGTGCACCAAGCCAGGATTTTTCGTTTTACGAACCGTTCCTGCAGCACGCAAACGTCAGGTTCGTTTCGAATAAAACCTACGATTTGCTGACACATGCGCACGCCGCCCTGGTAACTTCCGGCACGGCTACGCTGGAGACCGCGCTGTTTAAGGTCCCTGAGGTGGTGTGTTATAAAGGGGGATGGATTTCCTATCAGATTGCCAAAAGGATCATCACGCTCAAATACATTTCGCTCGTCAACCTGATCATGGACAAGGAAGTGGTCACCGAGCTGATCCAGGACCGGTTGAATCGGAAAAACCTCAAAAAGGAGCTGCAGAAACTCCTTACGCCGTCGCACCGCACCGCCCTGCTGGAACAATACGATCTTCTCGAAAAACGTCTTGGAGGCGAAGGCGCAAGCGGGAAAACCGCGAAGCTGATTGTTAATTACCTCAAAAACTGA
- the surE gene encoding 5'/3'-nucleotidase SurE, whose product MTAKPLILVTNDDGIFAPGIRMLIDIMKELGDVVVVAPDKPQSAMGHAITINSTLYLNRVSGENDNEYSCSGTPVDCVKLAVNEILHQKPDLCVSGINHGSNSSINVIYSGTMSAAVEAGIEGIPAIGFSLADFDWNADFSQSRKFIRNIAAHVLERSLSNGTILNVNIPKLPEADIKGIKICRQAKAMWMEKFDKRTNPNGKDYYWLTGEFVNQDEGEDTDEWALANGYISVVPVHYDMTAHHAIQELNSWKINE is encoded by the coding sequence ATGACAGCAAAACCCCTGATTTTAGTAACCAATGATGATGGCATTTTCGCGCCGGGTATCCGGATGTTGATTGACATCATGAAGGAACTTGGCGACGTGGTCGTCGTTGCGCCGGACAAGCCCCAAAGCGCCATGGGCCATGCCATTACGATCAATAGTACACTGTACCTGAACCGCGTGTCAGGCGAAAATGACAACGAGTACAGCTGCTCGGGCACGCCGGTGGATTGTGTGAAACTGGCCGTGAATGAAATCCTGCATCAGAAGCCTGATTTGTGCGTTTCGGGGATCAATCACGGATCGAATTCATCAATCAACGTCATTTATTCCGGGACGATGAGTGCCGCGGTAGAAGCCGGCATCGAAGGCATACCCGCGATAGGATTTTCACTTGCGGATTTCGACTGGAATGCAGATTTCAGCCAATCGCGGAAATTTATCCGCAACATCGCAGCGCATGTGCTGGAACGCAGCCTGTCAAACGGCACCATCTTAAACGTAAACATACCGAAATTACCGGAAGCGGATATCAAAGGCATCAAAATCTGCCGCCAGGCAAAAGCCATGTGGATGGAGAAATTCGACAAACGCACCAATCCGAACGGCAAGGACTACTACTGGCTTACCGGCGAGTTCGTGAACCAGGACGAAGGGGAAGACACTGATGAATGGGCACTCGCCAACGGCTACATCTCAGTTGTACCCGTACATTATGATATGACCGCGCACCATGCGATACAGGAACTTAACTCATGGAAAATCAATGAATAA
- a CDS encoding carboxy terminal-processing peptidase, translating into MNAIMNFMRRNYKVLLVVAALSVALWSFIPRGNKNDPEKDKLLLELLAFVINKGHYAPKDIDDNFSKIVYKDYLTALDPSKRFFLQSDIDEFSKYETLVDDAIRNKDLTFFDLTYNRLMQRMEESKAYYKDILAKPFDYNVDESFNIDYDKMPYAKSTAELKEKWRKQIKLSTLSSLSDRLKLQEDKAKGIKEEPVADEESDDTEPAPKTTAADEAPKTFEQLEKETRENSLKSLNEYFGFIKDLNREDYFSVFVNTIAETFDPHTSYFAPEDKDKFDMSISGKFDGIGARLQKKNDFTEITELISGGPAWRGKELEPGDVVLKVGQGKEEPVDVVGMRIDDVVKKIKGPKGTEVRLTVKKVDGSMKVISIIRDVVEIEETYAKSSIVKKDGKLYGVIYLPKFYIDFENKDSRDAAKDVALEIDRLKKQGIQGLVFDVRDNGGGSLRTVVDIAGLFIDQGPIVQVKSTGKNKEVLPDNDSKVQWDGPLVVMVNNFSASASEILAAAIQDYKRGVIIGSKQSYGKGTVQNVIDLNQFVRNSATGDLGALKTTTQKFYRINGGSTQLKGVASDVEMPDKYTYIEVGERDSENAMPWDKIDPANYNVWDRQPNFEKAIANSKKRVAQSQQFRLIDENAQWLGKRKDENDYSLNIDKFRKEQENIKAENKKYKAIGEYKTNLEFTSLPYETAQMEKDEVLKEKRKRWHESLAKDAYVEEALNVLSDLQDSGSKPTVNLKKREKLVKS; encoded by the coding sequence ATGAATGCAATTATGAATTTTATGAGAAGAAATTATAAGGTATTGCTGGTTGTCGCAGCGTTGTCTGTGGCATTATGGAGTTTTATCCCGAGAGGGAATAAGAACGACCCTGAGAAGGATAAGCTGCTGTTGGAACTGTTGGCTTTCGTCATCAATAAAGGGCATTATGCGCCCAAGGACATCGACGATAACTTTTCCAAAATTGTGTATAAGGACTACCTTACTGCGCTCGATCCTTCCAAAAGGTTTTTCCTGCAGTCGGACATCGACGAGTTTTCAAAATATGAGACATTGGTTGATGATGCGATCAGGAACAAGGACCTCACATTTTTTGACCTCACTTACAACCGTTTGATGCAGCGTATGGAGGAAAGCAAGGCATACTACAAGGACATCCTTGCCAAGCCTTTCGATTACAATGTCGATGAAAGTTTCAATATCGATTACGATAAGATGCCTTACGCCAAATCAACCGCTGAGCTCAAGGAAAAATGGCGCAAGCAGATTAAGCTTTCCACACTATCCTCGTTGTCTGACAGGCTTAAATTGCAGGAAGACAAGGCCAAAGGCATCAAGGAAGAACCTGTCGCCGATGAGGAATCGGACGATACGGAGCCTGCGCCTAAAACCACGGCTGCAGACGAGGCCCCCAAAACCTTCGAGCAGCTCGAGAAAGAGACCCGTGAGAATTCGCTGAAGTCGCTCAACGAGTATTTTGGGTTTATCAAAGACCTGAACCGTGAAGATTATTTTTCAGTCTTCGTGAATACCATCGCCGAAACTTTTGATCCGCACACGTCTTATTTCGCTCCTGAAGACAAGGACAAATTCGATATGAGTATCTCCGGAAAATTTGACGGGATCGGTGCCAGGCTGCAAAAGAAAAACGACTTTACCGAAATCACCGAACTGATTTCCGGCGGACCGGCATGGAGGGGAAAAGAACTCGAACCGGGTGATGTTGTGCTGAAAGTCGGACAGGGCAAGGAAGAGCCCGTGGATGTTGTCGGGATGCGTATTGACGATGTGGTCAAGAAAATCAAAGGCCCAAAAGGTACTGAGGTGCGTCTCACCGTTAAAAAAGTTGACGGTTCGATGAAAGTCATTTCCATTATCCGTGACGTGGTAGAGATCGAGGAGACGTATGCCAAATCCAGTATCGTCAAAAAAGACGGCAAGTTATACGGCGTGATTTACCTGCCTAAGTTTTATATCGATTTTGAAAATAAGGACAGTCGGGATGCGGCTAAAGACGTTGCGCTGGAAATTGACCGCCTCAAGAAGCAGGGCATCCAGGGACTGGTGTTCGACGTGCGTGACAATGGCGGCGGCTCACTGCGCACCGTGGTGGACATTGCCGGGCTGTTCATTGATCAGGGCCCGATCGTACAGGTAAAATCAACCGGCAAGAATAAGGAAGTGCTTCCTGATAATGACAGCAAAGTACAATGGGACGGGCCATTGGTGGTGATGGTAAATAATTTCTCCGCTTCAGCATCTGAAATCCTGGCTGCGGCGATCCAGGACTACAAACGCGGCGTCATCATCGGCAGCAAACAGTCTTATGGGAAAGGAACCGTGCAGAACGTCATCGACCTGAACCAGTTTGTGCGCAACAGTGCCACCGGCGACCTGGGCGCACTGAAAACCACCACGCAGAAATTTTACAGGATTAACGGTGGTTCTACGCAGCTTAAAGGCGTGGCCAGTGACGTGGAAATGCCGGACAAGTACACTTACATCGAAGTAGGTGAGCGCGACTCTGAAAACGCGATGCCATGGGATAAGATTGATCCGGCGAATTACAATGTCTGGGACAGGCAGCCGAATTTTGAAAAGGCGATTGCAAACAGCAAGAAACGGGTGGCGCAAAGCCAGCAATTCAGGCTGATTGACGAGAACGCGCAATGGCTCGGAAAGCGTAAAGATGAGAACGATTACAGCCTGAACATTGACAAGTTCAGGAAAGAGCAGGAAAATATCAAAGCAGAAAATAAAAAATACAAGGCGATCGGGGAGTACAAAACCAACCTGGAATTCACCTCGCTTCCGTACGAAACGGCACAGATGGAAAAAGATGAGGTGCTGAAAGAGAAGCGGAAAAGATGGCACGAAAGCCTGGCCAAGGATGCCTATGTAGAAGAAGCGCTCAACGTGCTGTCTGACCTGCAGGACAGTGGCAGCAAACCGACAGTCAATCTCAAGAAAAGGGAAAAGCTGGTGAAGTCATAA